A region of the Aethina tumida isolate Nest 87 chromosome 3, icAetTumi1.1, whole genome shotgun sequence genome:
CTAATTATCATCGAGACATTGAAAATTGATCAATCGAAAAAATAGATagttaacacactataggcgggtaGCAAAATAGTCCAAATTAACTTGTTgaatgataacaaaaaataagagataattctttcagttccgtatgtaaaccaatagagtaaccccgtttttaaagtaagtacattcaaaaaggtaaaaattacctGGCCTGCTAGTAATCAACAGTTCTCGAGGCGagtatttttacccgacccgcttatagtgtgttaacATGCAAAAATTcttgtcaaaataaataataaaaaattaaaagataattaaacaagttcatatatattttttacagttttttaatcTGAACTACATAATcgatatcaatattttattatattttgtataaaatatgtgagATTACATTAGTTCTGTATACAGAAAATATacccttttttatttataattagactttaacaaacaatgaaaacaatttataatatttcacttAATTGTAGTAagttatattacattaaactaattttaacagtAAGACCTTTATAGATTGtgggattttaaataaactgatacttaaattaaaaatatttaacattcatCTGATACACCTAGGGCACAAGTTCCCAATTGCTGtgctataaatttaataaattttagatccCCAGTTAAATTCTATTTGCAATTTCTAAATACGGAAAACTCGATAAAACTTAAACGTGTATAAAATGACAAAGAGTAGtagaatttattttccttaaatattCTCTAATAAGCTGATGACTAAGTAAAATCCAGTAGTCACAaaagttacaaatattaaatagaatattatttaataggtTCGAACATAAATTCTGCTATTTTGAATCTAcacattatattcaaattttctttagaatatcgaaggaatttatatttgaacttttcattcattaatgatttaatttcctTTGATGTGTGTCATGCAAACTTTATATTCGAATACTAAGTTTAAAATCTGTATCTGTCCATATACAAGTatttactgaaataataatataactttattttttacaggaaatattgatattaagttataaagataaatttaaaacataatttatatatatatatatatatatatatatatatatatatatatatatatatatatgggcGTATTAACATACAACAAAAtcgataattttcaaattttggcgAACGACTTtgctcattaaaatatttacatgttttattattttaaaaactaaccaGATAACCTGTATGGCTGACTgagaaattttaagtattaatgttaattcatTCATTGTCATTTACCAAAACTGAAGAGACCAAAATGTCaatcagttaattttataatgagtCATTTCAGTTTGCTTCTAACTTACTTCAAaccaaattttagatttatttgacATAAACCCCTCAATCAAAATAAAGTGTTACTTTactctaaaaattttttttttttaattaattgatttttatgatGATTGCTGCAGTTgggtagtttaattttaatgaaactttgTAATGTATGATTATAGTTGATCGcgttatagatttttattaacattctaTTATCTAACTTTACAGACTGATAATGATtggtttaaatgaaaaaagtacATTCGTGcccaatattttgaaaatttcacatttttgattaatttaatattttgtataatcagACATCTATCTAAAACAGAGTATTTATTCACCGAACCTTCAGACATCTATCTAAAACAATGTATTTATTCACCGAACCTTCAGTAAAATGACGACTGAACTGCCGACCTGTAAGGATTCTATAATTTCCTCTCGAGTCCATTTACAGTTAGAGCTTTGAAAATACAACCAGCAAATTGGAGTATAGTATTTGAAATTCACCCTGtggtattttaattactgttttcACCCAGTAGTGAGGTAGGTAATTTAACTAGGTTGGAATTATGGTACTAATTGATTACAAAGTGTTTTCCGATTTATTATCAACAAGTAGGCAGATTTGAAAGCTACCaactactattttaatttgttttatatatcacCAGTGAaatgtatgttttatattataaagatGTCAATTCCTACACGTTAcggttaaatatattaaattcaaagaaaataaatatctttttcttTGACATCCACTCAACGATGTCTGTATACATGTCTAGGATTGTCAGTTAAGTCTCAGAAATTTGTTTTGTGACATGTAATCCCCAAGGGATTTTATTGCTTTCTATATATATGTTGATATATTTGATCAGTAAGTTTAATGAATTCATATTCCAAAACAAATTCattgtatttgttaaatacaaGAAATctcattaattttcttctggaaaaaaataatgaggttacatttaatatacttGCGCATGcgtaatacaaatattacaatattgtacattttttgttatgttaacaatatatgtaatattttcataagttCATATACTTacctttataaaatacaataactaaaattataaaaaacttaagcTAAACTGCACATGCTAACCAACAGGAATTAAGTGGTAGActgaatttaataactttatacaTAAAGCTGACAAAGAGGTATTGAAGGAGCATTGCACAAAATAAACTGGACaataacaaagaaattatgtaataaaagtcTTTTATATAACACTTTTTCCACCTGTAACAAATAACTTCTAGTCATTGCGACTTGactgttattttattcattacacAAAGCACTGTTTGtagtgaaatttttattttacacaagcttttttaaaaatattaaatattgaagatattttcaaaaatttatgagataagaataataaattctaaattttttcatttttgtagttatattaaaaaccacagaattaatgaaattttattttgtcacaTTTTTAGTTGCACTCATAAAGAGACTGTAAAAAATTGCGATGCTTAATCAATATGTTCCTAGTTGTTTTTCACCATTCTGATTAATAATCGAAGAAATATGATGGTAACAGTGCGCTATGTAATGGTTCTGAATCGgaccattaatattaatggacATGAATATTTCGCATTGCTAAGGATTCTAGGTATGCATCttggtaataataatttaatcacccGTTATCATCCATGTCGACTGCAACAAGTTGCTAGTAAATAATTCCATGTACATGACGAGCTTTCGAAATCCACCATTTATGCCGTCGCTCGCCGGATAAAGACCCGAGAAGAGAACAACATAAACCACAACACTTAATCCGTAGCAGCATTCCGTCACACAGATCTACACATACAATTTCCGGCATAGAGACACAGAGAAAAACATCGAGGCTTACTCTTAGTGCTGGATTCCGGATATGCTCTGAAAAATGTCCGCTTAAACTGTTCATCTAACATTGTTCCGCATTTCGTACACTGTCCACATACCCATCGTACgaataaaaaacctaaatcTACGTGTCGTCCTGCCTACAGGATGCTCCATTAGGAGGCATGCTTTCTACATGGCGGCCTCCTGCCGACTGAGCATTACTCAAATCTGGCGGCTTCTTGCGCGTGTTCCACCGTTTCTTCGCCGCCAGTTGCTTTGTGTTTCCAGGTCGGCGTAACACGCATTTTTGTCTAACACCTCGTCGATGATAATCCCGGCCGCGGATAATCACAAGGAATATAAATTAGTCTGGGGAACgagatttttaaaactttcagtttataaattacaggGGAGTGTTTGTTATGCTAATCTCCGGGCttttttgtaaacaattttcgACTACGCGGCCAACACGAtatctcatttttaaaatttcatttataaatttttaatgttctgggaaatttttataaaattatttaaaatctcaTTATAACATTATACTTTACGTATTCTTGAGTTCAAATAAAACAGCAGCCAAATAGAATATTGTTAAGTCgtatatgaattataaatatgaaattttacacaaatcattcaaatttttaaaagcgtgtctattaataaaagtaattattttttttatatacggcgcatccaccattttttatgATGACCAGTTAATATAGGttgctttaaaaatgaaaaaactaattataaactaGCATTGTAAATTACCAATATGAACTCAcgcaatttatatttgttgtttcacCAAATAATACAATGTTCAGTGGGAAAAACTAATCGGAataaaatatcgatttttaaatgttcaaacaAAAGCGCATGGAAATTACATTtcgatcaaaattttaaaaaaattgaaattaaattttgcatcAAGTACAAGCCTTTTCATCAAGCATCTCTTCTCTAtggataattaatgttttatttcattttagtttaaaattaatttataaaagcttAATTAGCTGTAGTagttaaataactaattttcaatagtttaatacatacatacattttcccataaaattttaatacatttataaaattttatatgaaggTATATGTCGTTAATTGAATAAAGATACAacactgtatattaataagtgATAATTCTTTTTGTATCATATTAGCACTTTTTACACGTTTAATACACTTTTATCAGTCACCATTCATAAGTGCATTGCTTGCGGTGCcgtaaagaatattatttttcatacgtaaaaatttatagaaatggatcctaataatttaaagtaagtaaTCAATTTAAGTAagttattcattatatttagatattcgTAAATAGGTTTACCTATTAAGTACTCTTttgaatttaacataatactaaagcaaaaataatcattaatgaGAAAATTTTTAGGCCTGACAAACGCATTGTAAAAGAAACATTGTATTCAGGTGTAAAAAGAGAAGTCTGCAGGTCAGGAAGTTACGacgataaatacaaaattgttcgGGAAAATTATGAGTTAcatcttttattaaaagtaaaaaaaggaGGTGGTAAGAAAAAcacttctaaaatatttttttattaaattatttatttttataattcttaatttttaataatgttatatttatagaagTCAATAAACTCTCGCcaaaattaccaaaattacCGAAATTACCAAAATTAACGAATGGCACGAGTTCATCAAAAggtatatattatgtatttaacttTTCTCGAGGTGTTGTGTTataatgtgtaaaaatata
Encoded here:
- the LOC109607665 gene encoding uncharacterized protein LOC109607665; its protein translation is MDPNNLKPDKRIVKETLYSGVKREVCRSGSYDDKYKIVRENYELHLLLKVKKGGEVNKLSPKLPKLPKLPKLTNGTSSSKETVSPRPKVATTPCTKDTCKYKMSSGTSSKIETCVICLSKLDKDRYQLNCGHRFHSHCTKNWLAQKRTCPTCRATVL